The genomic DNA CGGACACCGATTGTCCACCGACCGGGAGGCCGGTGCCGACGAGCACCACCAGGCAGAGCACACCCGCCATCACGCGTGCGCGATCGCTCATTCCTCGTCCGTTGTCGTCACGCGGTCGGTATTACTCTTTGCGTCCGCGATGCGCTCCTGCTACCGGATCGCGAAGCGAGACGCTGGCGAGTCGTGCCTAAAAAATTCGTGCGCCACGGCGGCGCGTGTGGGAATATCCGAGTGGGTGAACGAACGTCGGCCGATCAGGCCTCGGTCGTCGTCATGTTGCCGGACATGTTACCCGACATGTTACCGTCCATCTCGGTCGTCATGTTGCCCGACATGTTACCGGCCATCTCGGTTTCGTTACCCATCATCTCGGTCTCCGTCTCATTGCCCATCATCTCGGTGGTTCCTTCCATTTCGGTCCCCTCCATCTCGGTGGTTTCCTCCATTTCAGTCCCCTCCATCTCGGTCGTCTCTTCCATTTCGGTCTCCTCTTCCATCGCGGTGGTTTCCTCTTCCATCGCCGCGGTGGTCTCTTCGTCCGCAGCCGCGTCCGTCGCGTTGCTTCCGTTCGTGCCGTTGTCGCCACCGCCGCCGCCCATACAGCCGGCGAACAGCAGCATTGTAGCGACGAGTCCGACCGCCAGAACGCGCTTCGACGGGAGACGTGTCCCGAGCGCGTCGAATTTGCTTGTCATGGTTTCGGCACTCGACACGGAGACACGGGGAAGGCATAAATCACCCCAGCCGTTGCGCACTGTTCCGTACCGTTACGGGTTGTTGCCTATTTTCGACCATGAAAAATACGAAAATACACACCGCAGTGTTCTTTTCACGTTGATTCGCCCAAGCGGCTGTTGGTCGCTCGCTCTGACGACGTGCTTCGTACTGATCCCAAACGTCACGTCGCGGTTTGTGCGACATCCCGTCCATCGTCGCCGGTAAAACGGCCACACGAATCGTAACAGCGGGCGTCGTCGCTATCTGGGCCTCTACGACTTCGTCCCGTTGGAACTGCTGTCGTCTACCGCCCCACCAGATGATCGACGATCGCTCGCCGCCATCAACGTCTATCAGCCCCGTGCCATTGGACTGTTTCAGCAGTGAAACGGTATATTCACTGACAGTAATAGCGAGTTACAGGACTGAAACCGAGCCAATTCGCCCGGACTACCCGAACAATGGGCAGTGTCAGCGTTCGACACCCTGCTCGGCGAGGAACGTCTCGAACTCGGCTTCGGTGAGTTCGGGGACGTCCTCGGCGGCGGCGTCGTCGCGTTTTCGCTGACCGGGGTCGTCGCCGACCACGAGATAATCCGTATTGGACGAGACGCTGCCCGTACTTCGCGCGCCGTGACGTTCGACGCGATCAGTTGCTTCTTCCCGGGTCATGGCCGAGAGTCCCCCGGTAAACACGAACGTCAGCCCGTCGAGTTCGTCGCTCGCGTCGGCTTCGACGGGCTGTGGTTCGACGCCGCGCTCGCGAAGCCCCTCGATCGTCTCTCGGTTCCGTTCGTTGTCGAAGAACTCCCTGATTTCGCTCGCGACTCGCGGCCCGACGTCGGGGACCTCGCGGAGAGCGTCCTCGTCCGCAGCCAGTAGGGTATCGACGTCGCCGAACTCGCGTGCGAGGTTCGACGCCGTCGCCGCACCCACTTCCGGCACCCCGAGCGCCGTGAGAAAGTCCGGGAGCGGCGGGTCGGTCGAGGCGTCGAGTTCGTCACGGAGGTTTGCGGCACTCGTCTCGCCCCAGCCGTCGAGCTGACCGAGATCGGCCACTCGCAGGTCGTAGAGATCCGGAAGTGACTCGACCAGCCCGGCGTCGATGAGCTGTTCGACGCGCTCCTCGCCGAGCCCCTCGATATCGAGGCCCTCGCGGCTGGCGTAGTGCTCGACTGCGCGCTGGAGCTGGGTGGGACAGGACACACCGCCGGTACAGAACGCGAGCGGCCCGTCGCGCTCGATCGGACTGTCACAGACCGGACAGCGATCCGGGAACGCGAAGATGCCTTCGCCGCCGTCCTCGACGACTTCCGAGACGTAGGGGATGACGTCGCCAGCACGCTTGAGCCGCACCTCGTCGCCGACGTTCACGCCGAGCTCCTCGACCTCACCCGGGTTGTGGAGGGTTGCGCGCGAGACTTCGACCCCGCCGACTTCGACTGGTTCGAGCAGTGCGACCGGCGTTGCCCGTCCCGTACGGCCGATCTGCACCGTGATGTCGGCGACCCGCGTGACTTCGGTCCGAGCGGGGAATTTGTAGGCGTAGGCCCACCGCGGCGCGCGTGATGTCGTTCCGAGGCGTTCACAGGCCGCGAGATCGTTGACCGAGACCACGGCCCCGTCGATCTCGTAATCGAGGTCCTCGCGATCCTCCCCCAGTCGATCGCGGTACTCGATGGCATCTTCGATCCCGTCGACGACTGCAACCCGTTCGGTGACGCGGAGTCCCCACTCGGGGAGTTTCGCGTACTGTTCCGCGTGTGTCTCGAACGCGTAGCTCGCGTCGAGAACCCCGAAAAAGAAACACGCGAGCGGGCGTTCGGCCGTGATCTTCGGGTCGAGCTGGCGGAGCGTCCCGGCGGCGGCGTTTCGGGGATTGGCGAACGGATCGTCGCCGCGCTCGACTCGCTCGCGGTTGTGGGCGGTGAAGGCCTCGCGCGGCATGTAAATCTCGCCGCGTACGGCCAGGTAGTCGGGGTGGTCGCCTCGAAGGCGCTGTGGAACTGACCCGATCGTGCGGACGTTCGCGGTCACGTCGTCACCTTCGTACCCATCGCCCCGCGTTGCGGCGCGCTCGTAAACGCCGTTCTCGTAGATCACTTCGATCGAGAGCCCGTCGAACTTCGGCTCGCAGACGTACTCGACTGCAACGTCGGCGGGATCGTCTTCACCGTCGCCTTCGCTGTCGAAATCCGCGAGCGAGCGCTGGCCCCCACCGCTGCGGGCGAGTTCGCGCCGAACTCGTGCGTCGAACTCCCGGACTTCGTCGGGATCGCCACTGGAGTCGATCGAGAGCATCGGCGCGACGTGTTCGACGGTATCGAGTTCGTCGAGCGGTTCGCCGCCGACCCGTCGTGTGGGGCTGTTCTCGGTCGGGAGGTCGAAGGCGGCTTCGAGGGCTTCGAGCCGGGAGAACAGTGTATCGTACGTCCGATCGCCGATGACGGGATCGTTTGCGACGTAGTAGCGGTGGTCGTGATATCGGAGCGCCGCGCGGAGCTGTTCGGCCTGGTCACGCGCCGTCTCCTCGCTCAGCTCCTCGACCGGCGCGAACGCCGTTTCGGGGTCGTGGGCGTAGGGATTCCCGTCGATCTCGTCGGCGGCTGCCATCGTCGCTGGTTATTCCCGCGTTCCGCTTAGGCCGTTCGCCTCGTCGTAGTCGACGCGTTCCGGCGTCGCGTTCGAGTCTTGTGCTGTCGGCCGCCGATGGCAAGATAGCGTGATACCGGCGAGGTTTATGTGAGCCGAGACGGACACTCGGGTATGACCGACGACGAGTTCCTGCTGCTCAATCCCGGGCCGGTGCCCGTGACGAGCGCAGTCCGCGAGGCAATGGACGCGCCGATGGTTTCACACCGCTCGGCCGACTTCGAGGCGGTGTACGAGCGCGCCCAGAACGGGCTCGATTACGTCTTCGAACACTCGACGCCACAGGAGCAGTCGACCAGTGCCGGCGGGACCAGTCTCGTTCTCAACGGCACGGCGACGATGGGGATGGAGGCCGCCGTCGCCAACCTCGTCGGCGAGGGCGACAAAGTGGTCGCGCTCGTCAACGGCAAGTTCGGCCGGCGCTTCGCACGGATCGCCGCACGATACGCATCGGTAACCCGGGTCGAGGTCGAGTGGGGCGACTCGCTCGATCCCGACGATGTCGCCGAGGCCGTCACCGACGACACCGATCTCGTGACGATGGTCCACAACGAAACCAGTACTGGAATACTGAACCCCGTTCCCGAGGTGGGCGAGATCGCCGCCGCCCACGACACCCGGTTCGTCGTCGACGGCGTGACCTCGATCGGCGGGGACGTCTTCCGGATCGACGACTGGAACGTCGACATCGCGATCACCGACTCACAGAAGGCGCTCGCCGCACCGCCCGGCGTCAGCGCGATGTACGTGACCGACCGTGTGGTCGAGCATCTCGACGGCGAGCGCGCACCGTTCTACGCCGACCTCGACTGGCATCTCCGGAAGGCCGACGATAACCAGACCCCCTTCACGAGCGCCGTCCCGCTCTTTCGGGCGCTCGCGGTGGCGGTCGAGGAGATCGAGTCGGAGGGAATGGAAGCCCGAATCGACCGTCACCGTCGGCAGGCGGCCGCTTTCCGATCGGGATTCGACGGGATGGGACTCGACGGGTTCCCCACGCTCGGCGACGCGAGCACCCACTCGAACACCGTGACGGCCATCTCGCTGCCCGCATCGGTTCGCGAGAATCCCGAGGAGTTCTTCGCCGCGGTCGACGAGCGCAACGTTTCGATCAGCGGTGGCCAGGCCCACCTCGGCGGCGAGATATTCCGAGTGAGCAATATGGGCCACCTCGCGGACGAACAGGTGCTTCGCGGAATTCGAACCGTGGGCGAGGCGTTTACCGACGTCGGCGTCGATGTCGATCTCGACGCGGGGCTCGACGACGCCCGCGCACAGCTCGACTGATTGCCGGCTACCGGGCGGTCGATGGGCGGCCCGACGATCGTCGATTACTCCTCGGAGCGCTCTTCGACCTCGATCTCGGTCCAGTCGGCGTCCGCCGGCGGCCCTGCGTCGGCTCCATCGGTGCCAGCGTCCTCGACCATCGCGCCGATCTCGTCGGCGAGTTCGTCGACGTCGCCGGCAGCCATCAGCCCCCGAGCCCGCTCGATGGCCGCGTTGGCGTCGCCGTGTTCGACCAGCGCCACCGCGGCCGCCTCGCCCGCCCGTCCGCCGACCTCGGTGCCGGCGGTCTCGGTCACGATCCGACCGAGCAGTCCGTTGTTGTTCACGCCCTTTGCGGCCGCACGACCGATGAGTTTGCCGAGCGTTCGGCCGAGTTGCTCGTACTCGACGGCGTCGTCGAGCGCTGCCCCCTCGGCGAGCGCGTCGATATCGAGCGCCTCCATGATGTCTTCGAGCACGTCGCTCGCGAAATACGCCGCGAGGCCCCGC from Halococcus saccharolyticus DSM 5350 includes the following:
- a CDS encoding pyridoxal-phosphate-dependent aminotransferase family protein encodes the protein MTDDEFLLLNPGPVPVTSAVREAMDAPMVSHRSADFEAVYERAQNGLDYVFEHSTPQEQSTSAGGTSLVLNGTATMGMEAAVANLVGEGDKVVALVNGKFGRRFARIAARYASVTRVEVEWGDSLDPDDVAEAVTDDTDLVTMVHNETSTGILNPVPEVGEIAAAHDTRFVVDGVTSIGGDVFRIDDWNVDIAITDSQKALAAPPGVSAMYVTDRVVEHLDGERAPFYADLDWHLRKADDNQTPFTSAVPLFRALAVAVEEIESEGMEARIDRHRRQAAAFRSGFDGMGLDGFPTLGDASTHSNTVTAISLPASVRENPEEFFAAVDERNVSISGGQAHLGGEIFRVSNMGHLADEQVLRGIRTVGEAFTDVGVDVDLDAGLDDARAQLD
- the ligA gene encoding NAD-dependent DNA ligase LigA encodes the protein MAAADEIDGNPYAHDPETAFAPVEELSEETARDQAEQLRAALRYHDHRYYVANDPVIGDRTYDTLFSRLEALEAAFDLPTENSPTRRVGGEPLDELDTVEHVAPMLSIDSSGDPDEVREFDARVRRELARSGGGQRSLADFDSEGDGEDDPADVAVEYVCEPKFDGLSIEVIYENGVYERAATRGDGYEGDDVTANVRTIGSVPQRLRGDHPDYLAVRGEIYMPREAFTAHNRERVERGDDPFANPRNAAAGTLRQLDPKITAERPLACFFFGVLDASYAFETHAEQYAKLPEWGLRVTERVAVVDGIEDAIEYRDRLGEDREDLDYEIDGAVVSVNDLAACERLGTTSRAPRWAYAYKFPARTEVTRVADITVQIGRTGRATPVALLEPVEVGGVEVSRATLHNPGEVEELGVNVGDEVRLKRAGDVIPYVSEVVEDGGEGIFAFPDRCPVCDSPIERDGPLAFCTGGVSCPTQLQRAVEHYASREGLDIEGLGEERVEQLIDAGLVESLPDLYDLRVADLGQLDGWGETSAANLRDELDASTDPPLPDFLTALGVPEVGAATASNLAREFGDVDTLLAADEDALREVPDVGPRVASEIREFFDNERNRETIEGLRERGVEPQPVEADASDELDGLTFVFTGGLSAMTREEATDRVERHGARSTGSVSSNTDYLVVGDDPGQRKRDDAAAEDVPELTEAEFETFLAEQGVER